The following is a genomic window from Planctomicrobium piriforme.
CTAGTGGTCTGTCAGGCGGGGATTTTAGGGTTGGCAGAGATTCGTTGATCGGCGAAACTGCGTGTGGAACAAGGAGGTGTCCCATGCAGAAGAAGTATCTTGTACGCCTGACGGATCAGGAACGTGGTGAACTGGCCGAGGTGATTCGCAAGCTCAAGGGAACCAGTCAGAAGGTGCGGCGGGCACAGATTCTGCTGAAGGCCGATGCCGACGGACCCCACTGGACAGACGCCCGCATTGCCGAAGCATTCGGCGTTCGCACCAAAACTGTTGAGAACGTGCGTCAACGTCTGGTCGAACGAGGCTTTGCCGAAACGCTGCAGGGAGCCAGGCCCCAGCCGCGTCCCGCTGCCAAGGTGCTCGATGGTGAACAGGAAGCCCGCGTGATTGCCCTGCGCCTTGGGTCGCCCCCGGCGGGATACGCCAACTGGTCGCTCCGCCTGCTGGCCAGCGAGGTGGTGTCGTTGGAGATCGTTCCTGCGATCAGTCACGAAACCGTCCGCCAGACGTTAAAAAGGGGGGCATGACCAGCCGCAAAATCGAATACTGGGTCATTCCTCCCGAGGCGGATGGCGAATTCGCCGCCGCGATGGAAGACGTGCTGGAGGTCTACGCTCGGCCTTACGATCCCGGCGTTCCCGTGCTGTGCATGGACGAGCAGCCGGTGCAGCTGTTGAAAGAGACCCGCCTGCCGCTTCCAGCGACGGCCAGACATCCGCGGCGGGTGGACTACGAATACGAGCGGGCGGGAACGGCC
Proteins encoded in this region:
- a CDS encoding helix-turn-helix domain-containing protein; the encoded protein is MQKKYLVRLTDQERGELAEVIRKLKGTSQKVRRAQILLKADADGPHWTDARIAEAFGVRTKTVENVRQRLVERGFAETLQGARPQPRPAAKVLDGEQEARVIALRLGSPPAGYANWSLRLLASEVVSLEIVPAISHETVRQTLKRGA